The DNA sequence GCAGCAGCGGCAGACGAAAACGGGCCTGTTGCTTTAGGCGGCGCTCGCCAAAACCGCTAGGACGATTGAAATCCTCAGGCGTTAGGGCCTTGAGTCTCGCCTGCACCTCAGGGTTGGCCGCCTGTTCACGGACCTGACGCCTCGCCTCACAGCGCGCCACTATCGCCTGGGCTGCCTCGCTCTGTGGGGTAAGCAACAAGGTGCGCAGCGCCGCCAGCTCGTCGAGTTTCTGCTTGGCAAAGCTGAGTTGATTGGCAAGCTCTGGCGCCAGCTCGGTTTCGCTCTCCAGATCCACGGGCACATGCAGAAGCGAACAGGAAGGCGCCAGCCAGACACGCTCACCAAGATCCGCCACCAGGCCACGCAGACGCTCGGCCAAGATGTCGAGATCCGCCGCCCACACGTTGCGACCGTTGATTACCCCAAGGCTGAGCACCTGCGTCGGCTTCAAGCTGGCGCCAAACAGGGTGAGCTGCTCGGCATCGCTCACCAGATCCAGATGCAGGCCATCGACTACGAGATCCTTAATCAACTCATGATGATGGGCCACAGAGCCATAGTAACTGGCTAGCAGCAGCTTAACCCCCTGGCCACTGAGTTCTTTGTATGCCGGCTCGAAGGCCGCCAGCCAGTCATCATCTAGCTCCAGCGCCAAGATAGGCTCGTCGAGCTGCACCCAGGTCACGCCTTGATCGGCAAATCGCGCCAGAATTGCTTGGTAGGCCTCGAGCAAGTTGGGCAGCAGGCTCAGCTTGTCGAAGGGCTCGCCCTCGCACTTGGCAAGATAGAGGTAGCTGACCGGGCCAAGCAATACCGGCTTAGGCTGATGCCCCAGGGATTTAGCCTCGGCCACCTCGTCGAACAGCTGCTCATAGGCTATCTCGAAGCGCTGACCCGCCGTGAGCTCAGGCACTATGTAGTGATAGTTGGTGTTGAAGTATTTCTTCATCTGGGCGGCGCGGCTCGCCTCCCCCGTGGGGGCGCGGCCACGGGCCACTCGAAACAGGGTATCGAGATCCACCTGCTCGCCGCTGCGATGGCGCGCCGGGATGGCATTGATGGTAGCGCTCAGGGTCAGCACCTGATCGTAGAAGGCAAAGTCACCAACCGGCACTTGCTTCACCCCCGCCGCCTGCTGCCACTGCCAATGAGTTCTGCGCAGCTCGCTGGCGAGCGATTGCAGCTGCGTCTGCTCTATCTCACCACGCCAATATTTTTCCAGGGCAAATTTGAGTTCCCGTTGACGACCTATGCGGGGAAAGCCTAATGAAGCGATATCTAGAGTTTGCATATTGTATACCTTTTACATTAAGATGAGAGAAATTCATGGTTAGCGCCCTTCGCTGTCATCGCAATACAGGTTTGAGAACTGAAATTGCACAACAAACTAAAACAGGCGTCTGGACGTCTAGAAGTTTATTGTGCTAGTCTGTTGTCTCGCAATCGAATTGATTTCACGAGCAACATGAGCCAAATTCATGTGAGGTAAAAATGATAGAGCTTAGGCATTTACGTACATTGGTCGCCCTGAAAGAGAGCGGCAGTCTCGCAGGCGCAGCCAAGAAGCGCTTTGTCACCCAGTCGGCCTTATCCCACCAGATCAAGGAACTGGAGACCCGCATCAACTCGGCGATTTTCGTGCGTAAGAGTAAACCCCTCTCCTTTACCCAAGAGGGCGCTAGGTTGCTCAATCTGGCCGAAGAGATCTTGCCTAAGGTGATAGAAACCGAAATCGATCTCAAGAATGGCCTGGGCAGCGAAGCGAGAGATCTCTTTGTGGGTATCGAATGCCACAGCTGTTTTCGTTGGCTGATGCCGGTGATCGAGCAGTTTAATGCCAGCTTTCCCCACACCAACCTGGAGCTGTCGAGCCGCCACCTGTTCGATTCGCTGACCGCGCTCAAGCAGGGACAGCTGGATGTGGTGCTCACCTCAGACCCTATACCCGATCATGATATTGCCTATCAGCACCTGTTCGATTTCGAGGTCAAACTACTGGTCGCCGCGGATCATCCGCTGGCCGAACTTCCCTATGTCACGGCGGCGCAGCTTAAGGATCAGACCCTTCTCACCTACCCAGTGCCACTAGACAGGCTGGATATCTATCGCCACTTCATGGAGCCTGCGGGCGTGCCGGTTGCCAAGCAGATCCGCTGCGATCTCACCGCCATGTTGCTGCAACGCATCGCCTGCAAGGATGGGGTCGCCGCCCTGCCGAGTTGGTCGATCAACGAGGCCCACGGCCTGTCGCTCAAGGCGGTAAAACTGGGATCAGAAGGGCTCAGACGCCCGCTGTTTGGCGCCTATCGCAGCAACGGCAGCAGTGCGCGCCTCGCCCAGCAGTGGCTCAATCTGGTGACCTCTGAGGGGCTGGAGCGTCAGGGGCACTAAAGGCGCAATTTCAGAAAAGCTAAAATTAAGGCACAAAAAACCTGCACTCGGCAGGTTTTCTTTTATCAAGTGACAACGTCTAGAGCGGGTTAAGCAGTTGATTGCGCATGGAAAGCACTCTGCGCAGCACCAGACCTGGTGAGTCAGGATTGCGAGTCTGACGTAGATTATGGGCGATCATAAACTCTTCTCTGAGCTCCTCATCCAGTCCTAGTGACTCGAACGCCTCAAGGGTCAGCGTCTGCTTCTGATTATCGATCAGCGACTTGATGATAGAGAGCGGGAACGACTGCTCCGACTCGGCATTCAGGTAGGCGAAGGCGGTCAGGGCGATGATCTCGCCAAACACACTAAACAGCGCCAGGGTCTGCACCTCATCGGGATTGATGTTCACCCCTTCCATATGATGCAGGCTATCCACGGCGTCGGTAGCGATGCTCTCGGTGAGCGCCCAGTAGCCGTATACCAGCTTCTTGTAGGGCTGTGGCAGCTCGTCCAGACGCTCCTTGAGGTAGAAAGTGAAGGCATAACGGTAGATATTG is a window from the Shewanella loihica PV-4 genome containing:
- a CDS encoding HDOD domain-containing protein is translated as MTDLEHQVFTQVRAIIANEEQVIGRRGILIPLKKAIIADGDIRNVIDIVSSDPALAAHLLWRSNSAANASVSSKNRSLKDALVRLGQVNIYRYAFTFYLKERLDELPQPYKKLVYGYWALTESIATDAVDSLHHMEGVNINPDEVQTLALFSVFGEIIALTAFAYLNAESEQSFPLSIIKSLIDNQKQTLTLEAFESLGLDEELREEFMIAHNLRQTRNPDSPGLVLRRVLSMRNQLLNPL
- the metE gene encoding 5-methyltetrahydropteroyltriglutamate--homocysteine S-methyltransferase; its protein translation is MQTLDIASLGFPRIGRQRELKFALEKYWRGEIEQTQLQSLASELRRTHWQWQQAAGVKQVPVGDFAFYDQVLTLSATINAIPARHRSGEQVDLDTLFRVARGRAPTGEASRAAQMKKYFNTNYHYIVPELTAGQRFEIAYEQLFDEVAEAKSLGHQPKPVLLGPVSYLYLAKCEGEPFDKLSLLPNLLEAYQAILARFADQGVTWVQLDEPILALELDDDWLAAFEPAYKELSGQGVKLLLASYYGSVAHHHELIKDLVVDGLHLDLVSDAEQLTLFGASLKPTQVLSLGVINGRNVWAADLDILAERLRGLVADLGERVWLAPSCSLLHVPVDLESETELAPELANQLSFAKQKLDELAALRTLLLTPQSEAAQAIVARCEARRQVREQAANPEVQARLKALTPEDFNRPSGFGERRLKQQARFRLPLLPTTTIGSFPQTPAIRGLRSRWRKGELTEQAYVAQLEAVTRDSIARQLKLGIDVLVHGEAERNDMVEYFGEQLDGVGFTQFAWVQSYGSRCVKPPLIYGDVSRRQPMTLAWASFAQGLTDRPVKGMLTGPVTILHWSFAREDIGREQIANQLALAIRDEVADLQAAGIGIIQIDEPAFREGLPLKASDWKHYLDWAVAAFKLSAAGAEDETQIHTHMCYSEFNATIDAIAAMDADVITIETSRSHMELLNAFEDFEYPNEIGPGVYDIHSPNIPTVEQMVALIEKAATKIPVGQLWVNPDCGLKTRTWDEVEPALQNMVKATKELRRRLG
- a CDS encoding LysR family transcriptional regulator, with the translated sequence MIELRHLRTLVALKESGSLAGAAKKRFVTQSALSHQIKELETRINSAIFVRKSKPLSFTQEGARLLNLAEEILPKVIETEIDLKNGLGSEARDLFVGIECHSCFRWLMPVIEQFNASFPHTNLELSSRHLFDSLTALKQGQLDVVLTSDPIPDHDIAYQHLFDFEVKLLVAADHPLAELPYVTAAQLKDQTLLTYPVPLDRLDIYRHFMEPAGVPVAKQIRCDLTAMLLQRIACKDGVAALPSWSINEAHGLSLKAVKLGSEGLRRPLFGAYRSNGSSARLAQQWLNLVTSEGLERQGH